The following are encoded in a window of Panthera leo isolate Ple1 chromosome B2, P.leo_Ple1_pat1.1, whole genome shotgun sequence genomic DNA:
- the AGPAT4 gene encoding 1-acyl-sn-glycerol-3-phosphate acyltransferase delta isoform X3 produces MLLEWWSGTECIIHTDPQAYPKYGKENAIVVLNHKFEIDFLCGWSLAERFGVLGGSKVLAKKELAYVPIIGWMWYFTEMVFCTRKWEQDRKTVSQSLLHLRDYPEKYFFLIHCEGTRFTEKKHQISMQVARAKGLPSLKYHLLPRTKGFAVTVRSLRNVVSAVYDCTLNFRNNENPTLLGVLNGKKYHADLYVRRIPLEEVPEDEDECSAWLHKLYQEKDAFQEEYYRTGTFPETPMVPPRRPWTLINWLFWASLLLYPFFRFLTNMISSGSSLTLASFVLVFFVASMGVRWMIGVTEIDKGSAYGNIDSKQKRND; encoded by the exons ATGTTGCTGGAGTGGTGGTCGGGCACGGAATGCATCATCCATACAGACCCCCAGGCCTACCCCAAGTACGGAAAGGAAAATGCCATCGTGGTTCTGAACCACAAGTTTGAGATTGACTTTCTCTGTGGTTGGAGCCTGGCCGAACGCTTTGGGGTGTTAGGG GGCTCCAAAGTCCTGGCCAAGAAGGAGCTGGCCTACGTCCCGATCATCGGCTGGATGTGGTACTTCACCGAGATGGTCTTCTGCACACGCAAGTGGGAGCAAGACCGCAAGACCGTCTCGCAGAGCCTGCTGCACCTCCGGGATTACCCCGAGAAGTACTTT TTCCTGATTCACTGCGAGGGCACTCGCTTCACGGAGAAGAAGCACCAGATCAGCATGCAGGTGGCCCGAGCCAAGGGGCTGCCCAGCCTCAAGTACCACCTGCTGCCACGCACCAAAGGCTTCGCCGTCACCGTGAGGAGTTTGAGAAATGTAG tttcagctgTATATGACTGTACACTCaatttcagaaataatgaaaatccaACACTGTTGGGGGTCCTAAACGGGAAGAAATATCATGCAGATTTATACGTCAG GCGGATTCCTTTAGAAGAAGTCCCAGAAGACGAGGATGAGTGTTCAGCCTGGCTCCACAAACTCTACCAGGAGAAG GATGCCTTCCAGGAGGAGTACTACAGGACGGGCACCTTCCCAGAGACCCCCATGGTGCCCCCCCGGCGGCCCTGGACGCTCATCAACTGGCTGTTCTGGGCCTCCCTGCTGCTCTACCCTTTCTTCCGGTTCCTCACCAACATGATCAGCAGTGGGTCTTCCCTGACCCTGGCCAGCTTTGTCCTCGTCTTCTTTGTGG